One window of Ciconia boyciana chromosome 10, ASM3463844v1, whole genome shotgun sequence genomic DNA carries:
- the CMKLR2 gene encoding chemerin-like receptor 2, which translates to MTFEDFENYSYFYDLSEEDESPQSSLSIAHMISLSFYSVAFLLGVPGNAIVIWFMGFKWDKSVSTLWFLNLAIADFIFVLFLPLYITYVAMGFHWPFGKWLCKMNSFIALLNMFASVFFLTFISLDRYIRLVHPVFSYKYRTVRNTLILSGIIWMAAAIIGGPALYFRDTATVLNVTICYNNFHVHDRELILLTHHILIWVRLAFGYLFPLVTMVICYSLLIVKVKRRTVLTSSRLFWTIIAVVVAFFVCWTPYHIFSIVELSAHHDENLHDLLQDGIPLSTGLGFINSCLNPILYVLISKKFQAQVKTTVSEVLKLALWEVSRSGTVSEQLWSSDNTHAPVRYCETAQ; encoded by the coding sequence ATGACATTTGAAGATTTTGAGAACTACTCTTATTTCTACGACCTGTCTGAGGAAGATGAATCACCCCAGTCCTCCCTCAGCATTGCCCATAtgatttccctttccttttacaGTGTGGCATTTCTGCTGGGAGTGCCAGGTAATGCCATCGTCATCTGGTTTATGGGCTTTAAGTGGGATAAATCTGTTTCTACACTCTGGTTCCTCAATCTGGCCATtgcagatttcatttttgttctcttcctgcCCCTCTACATTACATACGTGGCAATGGGCTTCCACTGGCCTTTTGGGAAGTGGCTCTGCAAAATGAATTCATTCATTGCACTACTTAATATGTTTGCCAGTGTTTTCTTCCTGACATTCATCAGTCTTGACCGCTACATCCGCCTAGTCCACCCAGTCTTTTCCTACAAGTATCGGACTGTAAGGAACACCCTCATTCTTAGTGGGATCATTTGGATGGCAGCTGCAATTATTGGTGGCCCTGCCTTATACTTTAGAGACACAGCTACAGTTCTCAACGTCACCATTTGCTACAACAACTTCCATGTGCATGACAGAGAACTTATTTTGCTGACACATCACATTCTCATTTGGGTGAGGCTTGCATTCGGTTACCTCTTTCCTCTAGTGACCATGGTCATTTGCTACTCACTGCTGATTGTCAAAGTGAAGAGGAGAACTGTATTGACTTCTAGCAGGCTTTTCTGGACCATCATTGCTGTAGTGgtagctttttttgtttgctggaCACCATATCACATATTCAGCATTGTGGAGCTGTCTGCTCACCACGATGAAAACTTGCATGACTTACTGCAGGATGGCATTCCGCTCTCCACTGGCCTTGGTTTCATCAACAGTTGCCTCAATCCAATCCTCTATGTTCTGATTAGCAAAAAGTTCCAGGCCCAGGTCAAGACTACAGTCTCTGAGGTGCTAAAATTGGCACTGTGGGAGGTGAGCCGTTCGGGAACTGTCAGCGAACAGCTGTGGAGCTCAGACAACACCCATGCGCCTGTGCGCTATTGTGAAACTGCTCAGTGA